In the genome of Gemmatimonadota bacterium, one region contains:
- the pal gene encoding peptidoglycan-associated lipoprotein Pal, with translation MLVSRRTSTALLLAIVSLTACKAKPAPTPVPVAPPVAVAPKFNKDSADAAEAKKRADAAAAKAAAEAAANASAAIAKAKATLGQIVYFDYDKDEIRDDQKATIEAKLPILEANPTLRIRVAGHTDNRGSDEYNLTLGQKRAAAVKRYLAARGIADARVETVSFGEERPAVQGENEDAWGKNRRAEFEILSGGDTMKAPK, from the coding sequence ATGCTCGTGTCCCGCCGCACCTCCACCGCTCTGCTGCTTGCGATTGTCTCGCTGACCGCATGCAAAGCCAAGCCGGCTCCGACCCCAGTTCCCGTCGCTCCGCCGGTTGCGGTTGCGCCAAAGTTCAACAAGGACTCGGCTGACGCGGCCGAAGCCAAGAAGCGCGCCGACGCGGCTGCCGCCAAGGCCGCTGCTGAAGCCGCTGCGAATGCCTCCGCCGCCATTGCGAAAGCCAAGGCGACGCTTGGTCAGATCGTGTATTTCGACTACGACAAGGACGAAATTCGCGACGACCAGAAGGCGACCATCGAAGCGAAGCTCCCGATTCTGGAAGCGAACCCGACGCTGCGCATCCGCGTCGCGGGGCACACCGACAATCGCGGTTCTGACGAATACAACCTGACGCTCGGTCAGAAGCGTGCCGCGGCCGTCAAGCGCTATCTCGCGGCTCGCGGCATTGCCGATGCGCGCGTGGAGACGGTGAGCTTCGGTGAAGAACGTCCCGCCGTGCAGGGCGAGAACGAAGACGCGTGGGGCAAGAATCGTCGCGCCGAGTTCGAGATCCTGAGCGGTGGCGACACCATGAAGGCGCCGAAGTAA